A genomic window from Pirellulales bacterium includes:
- the floA gene encoding flotillin-like protein FloA (flotillin-like protein involved in membrane lipid rafts), producing the protein MEVFAQAKLGDSSIGNVVWIVALFALLIGGLVFFAIFARYFRLYVQSVTTGAGIGIFDLLGMTFRKVNPTVIVRSKIMAVQAGLGESTGITSKALEAHYLAGGNVPLVIRAIIAANKAKTIDLDFKLATAIDLAGRNVLEAVQTSVYPKVIDCPPRGAARQTLDAVAKNGIQLKVKARVTVRANLNQLIGGATEETIIARVGEGIVSAIGSAETHLEVLAQPDRISKAVLARRLDSQTAFEIVSIDIADIDVGENIGARLQADQAEADMRVARANAEGRRAMAVAQEQEMVAQIEESRAKLVEADAEVPKAIADSIQAGKLGILDYYKLRNVQADTEMRMAIAGSGTGQSRNGQKAQQ; encoded by the coding sequence ATGGAAGTCTTCGCCCAGGCCAAACTTGGCGACTCGAGCATCGGCAATGTCGTCTGGATCGTGGCACTGTTTGCGCTGCTGATCGGCGGCCTGGTATTCTTCGCCATCTTTGCGCGATACTTCCGCCTGTATGTGCAGAGTGTTACTACGGGCGCGGGCATCGGCATATTCGATCTATTGGGCATGACCTTTCGCAAGGTGAACCCCACGGTCATCGTGCGTAGCAAGATCATGGCCGTGCAGGCCGGTCTCGGAGAATCGACCGGCATTACCAGCAAGGCGCTCGAGGCCCATTACCTGGCCGGCGGCAACGTACCGCTAGTGATTCGTGCCATCATTGCTGCCAACAAGGCCAAGACGATTGATCTCGACTTCAAGCTCGCCACGGCCATCGACCTGGCCGGACGCAACGTGCTAGAGGCCGTACAGACGAGCGTCTATCCCAAGGTGATCGATTGCCCGCCGCGCGGAGCCGCGCGGCAAACGCTCGATGCCGTCGCCAAGAACGGCATCCAGTTGAAGGTCAAAGCCCGCGTCACAGTGCGGGCGAATTTAAATCAGCTCATCGGCGGTGCGACCGAGGAAACGATTATCGCCCGCGTCGGCGAAGGCATCGTCAGTGCAATCGGTTCTGCCGAAACACACTTGGAGGTGCTGGCGCAGCCGGACCGTATTTCAAAGGCGGTGCTGGCGCGCCGGTTGGACTCGCAAACGGCATTCGAGATCGTCTCGATCGATATCGCCGACATCGACGTGGGCGAGAATATCGGAGCCCGCCTGCAAGCCGACCAGGCCGAGGCCGACATGCGCGTCGCCCGGGCCAACGCCGAAGGGCGGCGGGCGATGGCGGTCGCACAAGAGCAAGAGATGGTCGCGCAAATCGAGGAAAGCCGTGCCAAGCTGGTCGAGGCTGACGCCGAGGTTCCCAAGGCGATCGCCGACTCGATCCAGGCCGGCAAGCTGGGGATCCTCGACTATTACAAGCTGCGCAACGTGCAGGCTGACACCGAAATGCGCATGGCCATCGCGGGTAGCG
- a CDS encoding NfeD family protein, producing the protein MDYLVWAGILLSIGLALAMLEVFVPSGGLLGFLSLMSLLAAVIMAFRHGPWSGIGFLGAAVFAVPAGLILALQWWPKTPMGRRILLPLPTSDEVLPDSDRRRNLKSLVGKIGKAKSLMLPSGAVDVEGTTVDALSEGMAIEAGAWVKVVEVRGTRVVVRPTEQRPAPPEHDDTLDQSIESLGLDPFEDPLS; encoded by the coding sequence ATGGACTATCTGGTCTGGGCGGGCATTCTGCTTTCGATCGGCCTGGCGCTGGCTATGCTCGAGGTATTCGTACCGTCGGGCGGACTGCTAGGGTTCCTTTCGCTGATGTCGCTGCTGGCCGCCGTGATCATGGCCTTCAGGCACGGCCCGTGGTCGGGGATCGGATTTCTGGGCGCGGCGGTCTTTGCCGTACCGGCGGGATTAATCCTGGCTCTGCAGTGGTGGCCCAAGACGCCGATGGGCCGGCGCATCTTGCTGCCGCTACCGACGAGCGACGAGGTGCTGCCCGACAGTGACAGGCGCCGCAATCTGAAAAGCCTGGTCGGTAAGATTGGCAAAGCCAAATCGCTGATGTTGCCCAGCGGCGCCGTGGACGTCGAAGGGACGACCGTCGACGCGCTGAGCGAGGGGATGGCGATAGAGGCCGGTGCGTGGGTGAAAGTGGTCGAAGTGCGTGGCACACGGGTCGTGGTGCGCCCCACAGAACAGCGCCCTGCCCCCCCCGAGCACGACGACACGCTAGACCAATCGATTGAATCCCTGGGATTGGATCCCTTTGAAGATCCCCTTTCCTGA